One genomic segment of Brachionichthys hirsutus isolate HB-005 chromosome 13, CSIRO-AGI_Bhir_v1, whole genome shotgun sequence includes these proteins:
- the tbc1d5 gene encoding TBC1 domain family member 5 — translation MQHPNFETCHPLQRDEQQEVADPLHHFNKNHSRGSSSHRPSTFLSYRKEWDDLFLNSNYLARSRQAGVSGRLRSSRFRSVCWKLYLEALPEDKEQWISETMELRNQYEKIKETHITNPRKAKGQQDLGVNNPLSQDEGSLWNKFFQDKELKGMIKQDVLRTFPEIRYFQGDDVRTKLTDILFCYARENEQLLYKQGMHELLAPIVFVLHCDHQAFQHANETTSPSEEMKCVLNPAFLEHDAYAMFSQLMETAEPWFSNFERELRKGKDEMLTSIPFARPQDAGPSVAIVTKVNRIQDQLVKRHDVELHMHLNRLEIAPQIYGIRWVRLLFGREFPLQDLLVVWDALFADSITLDLVDYTFVSMLLYIRDALIASNFQTCLGLLMHYPPLGDINSLLQKALFLRDPKNNPRPVNYQFQQNLDYYKTRGADLMKTRYNTSSVSHNKTPPLNINKVSSSLLSFGRKLIAPAIAAGSSGVSPVGGEARFSSSSSSSTPPLPAPPPVSPPPLAEPPPGHARPPTQSQTQSQHYRLLKSESMPAHLGKGQSSRTLDSSPSIESLSGGRGPAAASPPPPSSRGSDGSASPPPLSAAKKEPFFSIARSRSKKEPDDLEAQVSFLQGQINDLEAMSKYCARMMNAHICKIQDVILQEHLEKEDEVLVSLAGLKQIKDILKGALRFNQSQLETEEYEEITIADDHYTSLVAAETALGSVKRPGDGGQSRDPNLDGGMSTEEKEEEEEEEEQATTPPEQQVASSLGSEGRTWDEYILVSQDGDPQAADGAGGAGAEPTPPNRRGRSLVRMEPEGAAATFHDPLMAGLTSGSSSPDGGSTHSKDSDFTIVNPSDL, via the exons ATGCAGCACCCCAATTTCGAGACGTGCCACCCGCTCCAGAGGGACGAGCAGCAGGAGGTAGCTGACCCACTGCATCATTTCAACAAGAACCACAGCA GAGGATCTTCCTCGCACCGGCCCTCGACCTTCCTCTCCTACAG GAAAGAATGGGACGACTTGTTCCTCAACAGTAATTACCTGGCCAGGAGCCGGCAGGCCGGCGTCAGCGGCAGGCTGCGGAGCAGCCGCTTTCGGAGCGTGTGCTGGAAG TTGTACCTGGAGGCTCTTCCAGAGGACAAGGAGCAGTGGATCAGCGAGACCATGGAGCTCCGGAACCAGTACGAGAAGATCAAGGAGACG CACATCACCAACCCTCGCAAGGCTAAAGGCCAGCAGGACCTGGGGGTCAACAACCCGTTATCCCAGGATGAGGgg AGCCTGTGGAATAAATTCTTCCAAGACAAAGAGCTGAAGGGGATGATCAAACAGGACGTGTTGAGAAC GTTCCCTGAGATCCGTTACTTCCAGGGCGACGATGTGAGGACGAAGCTGACGGACATTCTGTTCTGCTACGCCCGAGAAAATGAACAGCTGCTGTACAAACAG GGCATGCACGAGCTGCTCGCTCCCATCGTGTTTGTCCTGCACTGCGACCACCAGGCCTTCCAGCACGCCAACGAGACGACCAGCCCCAG CGAGGAGATGAAGTGTGTGCTGAACCCGGCGTTCCTAGAGCACGACGCCTA CGCCATGTTCTCCCAACTGATGGAGACCGCAGAGCCATGGTTCTCCAACTTTGAGAGGGAATTGAGAAAG ggTAAAGACGAGATGCTGACCAGCATCCCGTTTGCTCGCCCCCAGGACGCCGGGCCGTCTGTCGCCATTGTGACCAAAGTCAACCGCATCCAGGACCAGCTGGTGAAGAGGCACGACGTGGAGCTGCACATGCACCTCAACCGGCTGGAGATCGCCCCGCAGATCTACGGCAT CCGCTGGGTGCGCTTGCTGTTTGGCCGTGAGTTTCCGCTGCAGGACCTGCTGGTGGTGTGGGACGCCCTGTTCGCCGACAGCATCACTCTGGATCTGGTGGACTACACCTTCGTGTCCATGCTGCTCTACATCCGAGACGCTC TCATTGCGAGTAACTTCCAGACCTGTTTGGGGCTGCTGATGCACTACCCTCCACTAGGAGACATCaactctctgctgcagaaagcaCTCTTCCTCCGAGATCCCAAA AACAATCCACGCCCCGTCAACTACCAGTTCCAACAGAACCTGGATTACTACAAAACAAGGGGGGCTGACCTGATGAAGACGCGGTACAACACAAG CTCTGTGTCCCACAACAAAACGCCCCCCCTCAACATCAACAAGGTCTCCAGCAGCCTGCTGAGCTTCGGCAGGAAGCTCATCGCTCCGGCCATCGCGGCCGGCTCCAGCGGCGTCTCACCAGTCGGCGGCGAGGCgcgcttctcctcttcctcctcatcgtccACCCCCCCCCTGCCCGCGCCTCCGCCCGTCTCGCCTCCCCCGCTAGCTGAGCCGCCGCCGGGCCACGCCCGACCTCCGACCCAGAGCCAAACCCAGTCTCAGCACTACCGCCTGCTCAAATCGGAGAGCATGCCTGCCCACCTCGGCAAAG GCCAAAGCTCCAGAACGCTCGACTCCTCTCCCAGCATAGAAAGCCTCTCCGGTGGGCGGGGTCCGGCCGCCGCCTCCCCGCCGCCCCCGTCCTCCAGAGGGAGCGACGGCAGCGCTTCGCCCCCACCGCTGTCCGCCGCCAAGAAGGAGCCGTTCTTCAGCATCGCTCGCTCTCGGAGCAAGAAAGAGCCG gacgacCTGGAAGCTCAGGTATCGTTCTTGCAAGGCCAGATCAACGACCTGGAGGCCATGAGCAAATACTGTGCCAGGATGATGAACGCTCACATTT GTAAGATCCAGGATGTGATTCTGCAGGAgcacctggagaaggaggacgaGGTCCTGGTGTCCCTGGCTGGACTCAAACAG ATCAAAGACATCCTCAAAGGAGCGCTCCGCTTCAACCAGAGCCAGCTGGAGACGGAGGAGTACGAGGAGATCACCATCGCTGATGATCACTACACCTCCTTGGTTGCCGCGGAAACGGCGCTGGGCTCCGTCAAACGGCCGGGAGACGGTGGGCAGAGCAGGGACCCGAATCTGGATGGCGGCATGAgcacagaggagaaggaggaggaggaggaggaggaagagcaggcgACGACTCCACCTGAGCAGCAG GTGGCCTCGTCCCTCGGCTCGGAGGGTAGAACCTGGGACGAATACATCCTCGTGTCCCAGGACGGGGACCCGCAGGCCGCCGACGGAGCAGGGGGGGCTGGGGCCGAGCCTACCCCTCCCAACAGGCGGGGGCGTAGCTTGGTCCGGATGGAGCCCGAGGGCGCGGCCGCGACCTTCCACGACCCCCTGATGGCCGGCCTCACCTCGGGCTCCTCCAGTCCAGACGGGGGCTCCACCCACAGCAAGGACTCTGACTTTACCATTGTGAACCCGAGCGACCTGTGA
- the satb1a gene encoding DNA-binding protein SATB1a: MDVLCNGAKKPEGRDSIGDPRPPPAKLARMEQNGAGPSTQERSRQGSPLAKNPCPAQKPNTARPQSKSWHSKGSLLPVFCVVEHKESPLERERKEEHAEFVLVKRDLLFNQLIEMALLTLGYSHSSAAQAKGLIQVGKWNPLPLSSVTDAADATVADMLQDVHHVITLKIQLHRYGELFFFSSCPNLEDLPAEQWSHSTVRNALKELLRDMNQSTLAKECPLSQSMISSIVNSTYYANVSAAKCHEFGRWYKSFKKTKCFKETDSFLDQPTQITFTQQSVTSSPTDQSANLLFSHGEVANICAHPPLSLHTHRLVTQPLSSQIVNQQLVMAQFFNQQYAVSRLLAGQGLSPSPQQYLNHPPVGRAPALVFSQPADSQTQQQAQCGPGGGPAVGPQSHISAGSADVSNDIYHCVREELKRAGISQAVFARVAFNRTQGLLSEILRKEEDPVHASQSLLVNLRAMSSFLQVPEAERDRIYQEEKDRSQTGFSPSCNKTPPRPTQARLSPVTGDRGLRTDSCVLNISASIYEEIQHEMKRAKVSQALFAKVAASKSQGWLCELLRWKEDPSPENRTLWENLCMIRRFLSLAPTERDAIYEQESGNTTTQQHCIDRLSLLSSDSALYQQNSPLPQQHHHQPHQPRQPEAWPHLSPRQPCAASPAESEAGGIWGHMRIHLQDRGSSNEEKGDSRDWVEGGRRSSGGDWGGAVMLRDESPEGDELGRDGKVGGEGIPETDGDNKEGGVEEKLPMKWQSVRDEDRGRAGVCSGASNEVHGGDEVKGEAFRVSHEALGILQSFIQDVGLNPDEEAVHTLSAQLGLSRHAIRRFFNSQEDHDHLQYHSQNPKHGQDEEPACTEGGRCQAQRTAEEQEEEGGAKTTKEMEEGKRARKDPNEVTVLKELDAGTQTTPPMKEEQESCV; the protein is encoded by the exons ATGGATGTCCTGTGTAACGGAGCCAAAAAACCCGAGGGCCGCGATTCCATTGGAGACCCCCGGCCCCCTCCTGCCAAACTGGCTCGAATGGAACAAAACGGAGCGGGACCCTCGAcccaggagaggagcaggcaGGGGAGCCCTTTGGCCAAAAACCCCTGCCCGGCCCAGAAACCCAACACAGCGAGGCCACAGAGCAAGAGCTGGCACAGCAAAG GGAGCCTGCTGCCGGTGTTCTGCGTGGTGGAGCACAAGGAAAGCCCCCTGGAgagggaaaggaaggaagagcaTGCAGAGTTCGTGTTGGTGAAGCGGGACCTGCTGTTTAACCAGCTGATCGAGATGGCCCTGCTAACGCTAGGCTACTCGCACAGCTCTGCTGCACAGGCCAAAG GTTTGATCCAGGTCGGCAAGTGGAACCCgcttcctctgtcctctgtgacCGACGCTGCCGATGCCACAGTGGCCGATATGCTGCAGGATGTTCACCATGTTATCACCCTGAAGATACAGCTGCACAGGTACGGGGAGCTG ttctttttttctaGCTGTCCAAATCTGGAGGATCTGCCAGCCGAGCAGTGGAGTCACTCCACAGTGAGAAACGCTCTGAAGGAGCTCCTCAGGGACATGAACCAGAGCACCCTGGCTAAGGAGTGTCCACTGTCccaa AGCATGATATCATCCATTGTAAATAGCACTTACTATGCAAATGTCTCAGCTGCCAAGTGTCACGAGTTTGGTCGGTGGTACAAGAGCTTCAAGAAGACCAAATGCTTCAAGG AGACCGACAGCTTCCTGGACCAACCCACTCAGATCACCTTCACCCAGCAGTCAGTCACAAGTAGCCCAACTGATCAGAGCGCCAACCTTCTTTTCTCTCATGGCGAGGTAGCCAACATATGTGCCCACCCCCCACTCAGCCTGCACACTCACAGGTTGGTAACCCAGCCTCTCAGCTCCCAAATAGTCAACCAGCAGCTTGTGATGGCCCAGTTTTTCAACCAGCAGTACGCTGTGAGCCGATTGCTGGCTGGCCAGGGTCTCTCGCCATCTCCACAGCAGTATCTCAACCACCCGCCCGTAGGAAGAGCTCCCGCCCTGGTCTTCTCCCAACCCGCTGACTCCCAAACCCAGCAGCAGGCGCAATGTGGCCCAGGGGGAGGCCCTGCAGTCGGGCCCCAAAGCCACATTTCAGCCGGCTCGGCAGATGTGTCAAATGACATTTACCACTGCGTGAGGGAGGAGCTGAAGAGAGCGGGGATCTCCCAAGCCGTGTTCGCCCGGGTGGCCTTCAACCGGACGCAG GGCTTGCTCTCAGAGATCCTGCGGAAGGAGGAGGACCCCGTGCACGCCTCCCAGTCCCTGCTGGTCAACCTGAGGGCCATGTCCAGCTTCCTGCAGGTGCCAGAGGCCGAGAGGGATCGCATTTAccaggaggagaaagacagGAGTCAGACTGGATTCTCCCCCAGCTGCAATAAAACCCCCCCGAGACCCACACAG GCGAGACTGTCCCCGGTTACTGGAGACAGAGGGCTGAGGACAGACAGTTGCGTTCTCAACATCAGCGCCTCTATCTACGAGGAGATTCAGCACGAGATGAAGAGGGCCAAAGTGTCGCAGGCGCTGTTTGCCAAGGTGGCCGCCTCCAAGAGTCAG GGCTGGCTGTGTGAGCTCCTGCGCTGGAAAGAGGACCCCAGCCCCGAGAATCGGACTCTTTGGGAGAACCTGTGCATGATCCGCCGGTTCCTCAGCCTGGCCCCGACTGAAAGAGACGCCATCTACGAACAGGAGAGCGGCAACACCACCACACAGCAGCACTGCATTGACAGGCTTAGCCTGCTCAGCAGCGACAGTGCACTG taCCAACAAAACTCCCCACTGCCACAGCAACACCATCACCAGCCTCATCAGCCACGGCAGCCCGAGGCATGGCCTCACCTGTCTCCACGGCAACCGTGCGCCGCATCGCCAGCCGAGTCAGAGGCCGGGGGCATTTGGGGTCATATGAGAATACATTTGCAAGACAGGGGCAGCAGCAACGAGGAGAAAggggacagcagagattgggtTGAGGGGGGGCGGAGAAGCTCGGGAGGCGACTGGGGCGGCGCTGTTATGCTGCGGGACGAGAGTCCAGAAGGCGATGAGCTCGGAAGGGATGGAAAGGTGGGTGGAGAAGGGATCCCAGAGACTGATGGCGACAATAAGGAAGGCGGGGTTGAGGAGAAGCTCCCCATGAAGTGGCAGAGCGTGAGGGACGAGGATCGAGGAAGAGCTGGCGTTTGTTCAGGGGCGAGTAATGAGGTCCACGGTGGAGATGAGGTCAAAGGCGAGGCGTTTAGGGTGTCCCACGAAGCTCTGGGAATCCTGCAGAGCTTCATTCAGGATGTGGGCCTCAACCCGGACGAGGAGGCGGTTCACACCCTGTCAGCTCAGCTGGGCCTGTCGAGGCACGCCATCCGAAGATTCTTCAACAGCCAGGAAGACCACGACCATCTTCAGTACCACAGCCAGAACCCGAAACACGGCCAGGACGAGGAGCCTGCCTGCACAGAGGGGGGGCGGTGCCAGGCACAAAGAACTgccgaggagcaggaggaggaaggtggtgCGAAAACTACAAAAGAAATGGAGGAGGGGAAGCGGGCACGAAAAGACCCGAATGAAGTAACTGTTTTGAAAGAATTGGATGCGGGCACTCAAACCACGCCCCCtatgaaggaggagcaggagagctgCGTCTAA
- the LOC137903023 gene encoding inactive phospholipase C-like protein 2 — protein sequence MADFGEENKKKTMMMMKKSAVWKASSGGADVSAETHRGEPLSNGSGGVKRAQSESSCESPTRERAGAGADSASRAIPRRSSLIKDGSRAGRDRKKTVSFSSSLSEKKISSAADCIHSMVEGSELKKIRTNSRIYQRYYLLDTGLQALCWEPSKKESDKARISLASIREVRTGRNTETFRTSGVYEQISEDCAFSIIYGEMYESLDLVANSAEVANIWVTGLRYLMQYGKHALDMLASSHDSLRLVWLEQLFSSAAESDRLEDVEEGIRLQLAIKLIQRVNPGVSSGKVEHRFRELQRVREKACGLALDNGSGMKDHSESKRPVIRNERVTKEEFIEVFHYFCTRPEIYFLLVQFSSNKEFLDTKDLMRFLEAEQGMAQVSEETSLKLIRSHEPSEEGQQQGYLSLDGFTSYLTSPECHLFDREHDMVCQDMSQPLSHYYINSSHNTYLIEDQFRGPADISGYIRALKMGCRCVEVDVCDGPDEEPIVCTGHSLSPTLPLRSVLEAIGKFAFVASEYPLIVCIENHCSHHQQKVMHQHLTRTLGGSLYSSTEEEEESYLPSPHALRHRILLKGKKLGPGCDGEDGEVSEEDEGAEMCQRLKAANSGGAASGENDKDMVQKNILFAGVSPSNSLLPPPKGFQLLKELSDLVTLCRSVRFVDFPTSSERQKSWDICSFNEPLALRLASENPGDFVNHNKHFLSRVYPNPMRIDSSNMNPQDLWKCGCQIVSMNFQTAGLMMDLNTAWFRQNGNCGYVLRPAIMRREVSYFSADTRETVPGVSPQLLHVKVISGQNLPKPRGSGAKGDVVDPYVYVEIHGIPADCTERRTRTVTENGDNPIFDESFEFQINLPDLAMVRFVVLDDDFIGDEFIGQYTIPLECLQPGYRHVPLQSLTGDELAYAQLFVHVALTNRRGGGKPHKRGLSVRKARKGRDYTALRDLGVRVVDDAFKMAAPVLREATDLRENMQNSVAVFKELCGVSVVANLMQCVLALCSRASGPDGSPLLLFDLRDCYPTLEPQGPLPDVLRRVVSSYETMVQSSRAVMEHSGATYKRILHIQTMAMEFHENLQSLATREGLKGRKVTRALESFSWNITILKGQADLLTHAKDEVQENMKQVHDAALTGSLTNKSLGWRALRPQTQRGPDDKPATSGRGPPAK from the exons tccttcagcagcagcctgtcGGAGAAGAAGATCAGCAGTGCTGCAGACTGTATCCACTCCATG GTTGAGGGGAGTGAGCTGAAGAAAATCCGGACTAATTCCCGTATTTACCAGCGTTACTACCTGTTAGACACAGGCCTCCAGGCTCTGTGTTGGGAGCCGTCCAAGAAGGAGTCAGACAAAGCCCGGATCTCCCTCGCCTCCATACGAGAG GTACGAACAGGTCGTAACACGGAAACGTTCCGCACCAGTGGAGTTTATGAGCAGATTTCTGAGGACTGTGCATTCTCCATCATCTATGGTGAGATGTATGAAAGCTTGGACCTGGTGGCTAACTCTGCTGAAGTGGCTAACATTTGGGTGACCGGCCTAAG GTATCTGATGCAATATGGAAAGCATGCCCTGGACATGCTCGCCAGCAGTCACGACAGTCTTCGTCTTGTCTGGTTGGAGCAGTTGTTCTCGTCCGCTGCCGAATCGGATAGGCTTGAAGATGTCGAAGAAGGGATCCGCCTACAGTTGGCTATTAAGTTGATACAGAGAGTGAACCCTGGGGTGAGCAGCGGCAAAGTGGAGCATAGGTTTAGAGAGCTTCAAAGAGTCAGGGAGAAGGCGTGTGGCCTTGCTCTCGACAACGGCTCTGGAATGAAAGATCACAGCGAGAGCAAAAGGCCAGTAATCAGGAATGAGCGCGTCACCAAGGAAGAGTTCATCGAGGTTTTCCATTACTTTTGCACTCGTCCAGAGATCTACTTCCTGTTGGTGCAGTTCTCTAGTAACAAGGAGTTCCTGGACACCAAAGATTTGATGAGGTTCCTGGAGGCTGAGCAAGGCATGGCTCAA GTGAGCGAGGAGACCAGCCTGAAGCTCATCCGGTCCCATGAGCCATCGGAAGAAGGCCAGCAGCAGGGATACCTGTCGCTGGATGGCTTCACCAGCTACCTCACCTCACCGGAGTGCCATCTGTTTGACAGGGAGCATGACATGGTCTGCCAGGACATGTCCCAGCCTTTGTCTCACTACTACATCAACTCCTCCCACAACACCTACCTCATCGAGGACCAGTTCCGAGGTCCAGCTGACATTTCCGGCTACATCCGTGCCCTGAAGATGGGCTGTCGATGCGTGGAGGTGGATGTTTGTGATGGTCCTGATGAGGAGCCCATTGTGTGCACTGGACACAGTCTGTCCCCGACCTTGCCCTTGCGCTCTGTGTTAGAGGCAATTGGAAAGTTTGCCTTTGTGGCATCAGAGTATCCATTAATTGTATGTATTGAAAACCACTGTTCACACCATCAACAGAAAGTGATGCACCAACATCTCACCAGGACTTTAGGGGGGAGCTTATACTCAAGcaccgaggaggaagaggagtcatACCTTCCATCGCCCCATGCTCTAAGACATCGAATTCTACTTAAGGGTAAAAAGTTGGGGCCGGGTTGCGATGGGGAAGACGGGGAGGtaagtgaggaagatgagggggCGGAGATGTGTCAAAGGCTCAAAGCAGCCAACAGTGGTGGTGCAGCATCTGGAGAAAATGATAAGGACATGGTGCAAAAAAACATCTTGTTCGCAGGTGTCAGTCCTTCAaattctcttcttcctccccccaAAGGTTTCCAACTTCTAAAAGAGCTGTCTGACCTCGTAACCCTCTGCCGTTCAGTCCGCTTCGTTGACTTTCCGACATCATCCGAAAGACAGAAATCCTGGGACATATGTTCCTTTAATGAACCTCTGGCCTTGCGTCTTGCTAGCGAGAACCCTGGAGACTTCGTCAACCACAACAAGCATTTCCTGTCGAGGGTCTACCCCAACCCGATGCGTATCGACTCGAGCAACATGAACCCCCAGGACCTGTGGAAATGCGGTTGCCAGATTGTGTCCATGAACTTTCAGACGGCAGGACTGATGATGGACCTAAACACAGCCTGGTTCAGGCAGAATGGGAACTGCGGTTACGTCCTGCGGCCAGCCATCATGCGCCGGGAGGTGTCTTATTTCAGCGCCGACACCAGAGAGACGGTGCCTGGAGTGTCTCCGCAGCTGCTCCATGTGAAG GTGATTAGCGGCCAAAACCTGCCCAAACCAAGGGGGTCGGGGGCCAAAGGCGATGTGGTGGACCCCTATGTGTACGTCGAGATCCACGGCATCCCGGCCGACTGTACGGAGCGCCGCACCCGGACGGTGACCGAGAATGGGGACAACCCCATCTTTGATGAGAGCTTCGAGTTCCAGATCAACCTGCCGGATCTTGCCATGGTTCGCTTCGTGGTGCTGGACGATGACTTCATAGGGGATGAGTTCATAG GTCAGTATACTATCCCTCTGGAGTGTCTTCAACCCGGGTACCGACATGTACCGCTCCAGTCTTTGACGGGGGACGAACTTGCCTATGCCCAGCTGTTTGTCCATGTGGCCCTCACCAATCGGAGAGGTGGGGGAAAGCCTCACAAAAGGGGGCTGTCCGTTCGAAAGGCCCGCAAGGGGAGAGACTACACGGCTCTGAGGGATTTAGGGGTCCGGGTTGTGGATGACGCTTTCAAGATGGCTGCCCCTGTGCTGAGGGAAGCCACCGACCTGAGAGAAAACATGCAG AACTCTGTAGCGGTGTTTAAGGAGCTGTGCGGGGTGTCGGTGGTCGCTAACCTCATGCAGTGCGTGCTAGCTCTGTGCTCCAGAGCGTCTGGACCGGACGGGTCGCCCttgctgctgtttgacctcCGGGACTGCTACCCCACCTTGGAGCCACAGGGGCCCCTGCCCGACGTTCTCCGCCGGGTCGTCTCCTCATACGAAACG ATGGTCCAGTCCAGCAGAGCGGTCATGGAGCATTCTGGTGCGACGTACAAGAGGATCCTGCATATACAGACAATGG CCATGGAGTTTCACGAGAACCTGCAGAGCCTGGCGACGAGGGAGGGGCTGAAAGGTCGGAAGGTGACTCGAGCGCTGGAGAGCTTCAGCTGGAACATCACCATCCTCAAG GGCCAGGCCGACCTGCTGACGCACGCCAAAGACGAGGTGCAGGAGAACATGAAGCAGGTCCACGATGCCGCGCTGACCGGAAGCCTGACCAACAAGAGCCTCGGGTGGCGGGCGCTCCGCCCCCAAACGCAGCGAGGTCCGGATGACAAACCCGCCACGAGCGGCAGAGGGCCCCCTGCGAAGTGA